One window from the genome of bacterium encodes:
- a CDS encoding TIGR04076 family protein — protein sequence MHKWYKEDWKFTISVLKVGDNDRAEHCRLGFEPEDTFTSTYECPVDFCPECMMIAYPLMTAVRSGGDLRELGGKTAESIDFTCPDGVVHFRLAAERIQTDT from the coding sequence ATGCATAAATGGTATAAGGAAGATTGGAAGTTCACGATTAGCGTGCTCAAAGTCGGCGATAACGATAGAGCCGAGCACTGTAGGCTGGGCTTCGAGCCGGAAGACACATTCACGTCAACATATGAATGTCCTGTGGATTTTTGCCCAGAGTGTATGATGATCGCATACCCATTGATGACTGCTGTAAGAAGCGGTGGTGATCTGAGGGAGCTTGGCGGCAAAACCGCTGAAAGTATTGACTTCACCTGTCCTGATGGAGTCGTTCATTTTAGGCTGGCTGCTGAGAGAATACAAACAGACACTTAG
- the prfB gene encoding peptide chain release factor 2 (programmed frameshift): protein MLNVEIEKAAALKRDLEELEVIFDVPRLQEEIARLEEQSGHPDFWDDASEAQKTLKKLSSLKSTIDPLLELQSRVSDFIELAQMVDDDTGSEADELRHELASIEHAHEQLELQTLLSGEHDSANAIMEINAGAGGTEACDWADMLLRMYLRWAERGGYKTEILNTVEGDVAGVKNVTVLFGGRNAYGYLKNERGVHRLVRISPFDANKRRHTSFAAVDVIPQIEEDIEVNINPDEIRVDTYRSSGAGGQHVNKTDSAIRITHIPTGIVVTCQNERSQHKNKESAMKVLAAKLGQLANEENEQRIAELRGDIRAIEWGNQMRSYVFQPYTMVKDHRNNHETGDVVRVMDGDIDDFIEAALKSTKVS from the exons ATGCTAAACGTTGAAATAGAAAAAGCCGCTGCCCTCAAGCGAGACCTCGAAGAGCTG GAGGTCATCTTTGACGTCCCTAGATTACAGGAAGAAATAGCACGTCTGGAAGAACAATCAGGACACCCCGATTTTTGGGACGACGCCTCGGAAGCTCAGAAAACACTCAAGAAGCTAAGCTCCCTTAAGTCTACGATCGATCCACTGCTTGAATTGCAATCACGTGTGAGTGATTTTATAGAGCTTGCTCAGATGGTCGATGACGACACCGGTTCCGAAGCAGATGAACTGCGGCATGAACTGGCGTCAATCGAGCATGCTCATGAACAGCTCGAACTCCAGACTCTGTTATCCGGCGAGCATGACTCGGCCAACGCAATAATGGAGATTAACGCCGGAGCGGGCGGCACTGAAGCCTGCGACTGGGCAGATATGCTGCTTCGCATGTACCTGAGATGGGCTGAGCGCGGCGGATATAAAACAGAAATCCTCAACACTGTCGAGGGCGATGTGGCCGGGGTCAAGAACGTCACGGTCCTGTTTGGGGGTCGCAATGCCTACGGTTACCTCAAGAACGAACGCGGGGTGCACCGCCTGGTAAGGATATCACCGTTCGATGCAAACAAGCGCAGGCATACATCATTCGCGGCTGTCGACGTCATCCCACAAATCGAAGAAGACATCGAGGTCAACATCAACCCTGACGAGATAAGAGTCGACACATATCGATCCAGCGGTGCGGGCGGCCAGCATGTCAACAAGACAGACTCGGCCATCCGAATTACTCATATACCGACTGGAATAGTCGTCACATGTCAGAATGAACGCTCACAGCACAAAAATAAAGAATCGGCAATGAAGGTCCTCGCAGCCAAGCTCGGTCAGCTTGCAAATGAGGAAAATGAACAGCGCATCGCGGAACTGCGGGGCGATATTCGTGCCATAGAATGGGGCAATCAGATGCGCTCATATGTCTTTCAGCCATATACTATGGTCAAAGATCATCGAAATAACCATGAGACCGGCGATGTGGTGCGTGTGATGGACGGTGATATTGACGACTTCATTGAAGCCGCATTAAAGAGCACCAAAGTCTCATAA